A window from Neodiprion fabricii isolate iyNeoFabr1 chromosome 2, iyNeoFabr1.1, whole genome shotgun sequence encodes these proteins:
- the LOC124175734 gene encoding neuropathy target esterase sws isoform X3 yields MTMRSASNCVFVTFTRHKYLDFANNNNCASLLEFDRKVVDLFNQFNESLGSYAFSRWIGQFVEEYQASKALFLGAIGLLLILIIVSIVVLRKWKNKEFLPEVKEFVGVGSGRPRFRKRDKVLFYGRKMLRKVKSISGQVHPTGQGKKRRAVMRFARRLLQLKKESAPQQLKVLEPPAEYLEEDLGPGDRVPPDALYMLQSIRVFGHFEKPVFLKLCKHTEIMNLPAGSYLFKIGDPDVNVFIVQQGLVNVFIVGADGAQISLKLVKTGESVTSLLSFTDVLTGHTSSYKTVSARAVEDSVVVKLPMSSFQEVFQDYPDAFIRVIQVIMVRLQRVTFTALHQYLGLSAELVNPGMQKKKQSPFSGSPVRSRTRENFTGQGLDTNPNTVSGHIEQPVAGSNIFHRDCSGLISQPIPIASSRRSKNTSDWKYQSSSPLLNQNTPDMVPECDSHWPTLPMPNQQNSQGAAPDLMHSGSGSANRKRPTNDGSHQQHMDEQQLIQLATDAFVRELGLEDDTILKDGKVQIREIPGGTYIMKEESHKDVALVYVISGSLIVSQRVTEGRDADQEVHMFSTHPGEIVGGLAVLTGEPSFYTIRAKNLSRIALLSKNTFFAIMREKPTVVLHVANTVVRRLSPFVRQVDFALDWLFLESGRALYRQGAESDSTFIVLSGRLRSVITYADGKKELVAEYGKGDLVGIVEMVTQTARSTTVMAVRDSELAKLPEGLFNAIKLRFPIVVTRLINLLGHRILGSWKRSQSNTVSNGVTRRTAATVDARPSQVNFSTVAIVPISEDVPLTAFTFELYHSLCSIGPCVRLTSDVVRKTLGASIMESANEYRLTSWLAQQEDQHRISLYQCDSSYTLWTQRCVRQADCILIVGLGEKPPSLGRIEREVERLAMRTQKELVLLHREQSGQRPSNTVQWLNMRSWVSSHHHIQCPKRMFTRKSQYRINELYSKVLTSEPNVHSDFSRLARWLTGTSVGLVLGGGGARGAAHIGMLKAILEAGIPIDMVGGVSIGAFMGALWCMEKNITTTTQKAREWSKKMTQWWRQILDLTYPMTSMFSGRDFNATIQGTFGDVYIEDLWLPYFTITTDITASSMRTHTHGSLWRYIRASMSLSGYMPPMCDPVDGHLLLDGGYVNNLPADEMLRQGAHHILAIDVGSQDDTDLTNYGDSLSGWWLLWKRWNPFATTVKVPNLPDIQSRLAYVSCVRQLEEVKSSDYCEYIRPPIDKYKTLQFANFDEIKDVGYHHGKTYFDGQLKAGVLPRFNADREHAKAMQAKHQAANQQQYQASVSAYTFTDLAQMVCKVSRGNRYVDLELDSDSEELEEYEADLEEDAHEVGYASEPTAGILDQLGPSLGRYGYSPFSL; encoded by the exons ATGACAATGCGATCAGCTAGCAACTGCGTGTTTGTCACTTTTACACGTCATAAATATCTCGATTTCGCAAACAACAACAATTGCGCAAGCTTACTTGAGTTTGATAGAAAG GTTGTCGACTTGTTTAATCAATTCAACGAGAGTCTGGGGTCATATGCATTTTCAAGATGGATTGGCCAGTTTGTGGAAGAATATCAGGCATCAAAAGCTCTATTCCTAGGTGCGATCGGTCTTTTATTAATCCTGATCATCGTGTCTATAGTAGTACTGCGCAAatggaaaaacaaagaattctTGCCAGAGGTAAAAGAATTCGTTGGCGTTGGAAGCGGCAGGCCGCGATTCAGAAAACGAGACAAAGTATTATTCTACGGTAGAAAAATGCTCAGGAAAGTGAAATCAATTAGCGGCCAAGTACATCCTACTGGACAAGGGAAAAAGAGACGCGCCGTTATGCGATTTGCCAGAAGATTGCTCCAGCTTAAGAAAGAGAGCGCCCCTCAACAGTTGAAG GTACTGGAACCTCCGGCTGAATATTTGGAGGAAGATCTCGGCCCAGGAGACAGAGTGCCGCCAGATGCGTTGTACATGCTTCAAAGCATAAGAGTATTTggtcattttgaaaagccgGTTTTCCTCAAACTATGCAAGCATACAGAGATCATGAATTTACCCGCTGGCAGTTATCTATTCAAAATTGGAGACCCAGATGTGAATGTATTCATCGTCCAGCAAGGGCTGGTCAATGTATTTATTGTAGGAGCCGATGGTGctcaaatttctttgaaactaGTAAAAACTGGAGAATCCGTAACTAGCTTACTCAGCTTTACAGATGTGCTTACTGGGCACACTAGCTCTTACAAAACCGTGTCAGCCAGAGCTGTTGAGGACTCTGTAGTTGTCAAACTGCCGATGAGTTCTTTTCAGGAA GTATTTCAAGACTACCCAGACGCATTCATTCGAGTCATCCAAGTCATAATGGTTCGTTTACAACGCGTGACGTTTACCGCGTTGCATCAGTACCTGGGCCTGTCAGCAGAGCTGGTGAATCCAGGAATGCAGAAAAAGAAGCAGAGCCCATTTTCTGGTTCTCCAGTTCGTTCTAGAACTAGGGAAAATTTTACTGGACAGGGTTTGGATACTAATCCCAACACCGTCTCGGGACACATAGAGCAACCGGTGGCGGGatctaatatttttcatcgagatTGCTCGGGACTGATATCCCAGCCAATTCCGATTGCCTCTAGTCGTCG GTCAAAGAATACTTCAGACTGGAAGTACCAAAGTTCCAGTCCTCTTCTGAATCAAAATACGCCAGATATGGTGCCAGAGTGCGATTCGCATTGGCCAACTCTGCCGATGCCGAATCAACAAAATTCCCAAGGTGCTGCACCGGATCTCATGCATTCCGGCAGTGGTAGCGCTAATAGAAAACGTCCAACCAACGACGGATCGCATCAACAACATATGGATGAACAGCAGTTGATTCAGTTGGCGACAGATGCGTTTGTGCGAGAACTGGGACTAGAAGACGACACCATTCTTAAAGATGGAAAAGTACAAATTCGGGAGATTCCAGGAGGTACTTACATCATGAAAGAAGAATCGCACAAG GATGTTGCACTGGTTTATGTCATCTCAGGATCTCTAATCGTCAGTCAGCGTGTCACTGAAGGCAGAGATGCTGATCAAGAAGTTCACATGTTCAGTACACACCCTGGGGAAATAGTCGGTGGCCTAGCCGTGCTGACAGGAGAGCCATCGTTTTACACAATTAGGGCGAAAAATCTGAGCCGCATTGCCTTGCTCTCTAAAAACACTTTCTTTGCAATCATGCGAGAGAAGCCTACAGTGGTTCTTCATGTTGCCAACACCGTGGTCAGGCGACTCAGCCCCTTCGTTAGGCAG GTAGACTTTGCCCTGGATTGGCTATTCCTGGAGAGTGGTAGGGCCTTGTATCGGCAAGGTGCCGAATCCGACTCAACGTTCATTGTATTGAGCGGACGTCTGAGGTCTGTGATCACTTATGCAGACGGGAAAAAGGAGCTGGTCGCAGAGTATGGAAAGGGGGATTTGGTTGGGATAGTCGAAATGGTTACTCAGACTGCAAGATCCACGACTGTAATGGCTGTCCGAGATTCGGAACTCGCCAAACTCCCCGAAGGCCTCTTCAATGCCATCAAACTCAGATTTCCCATCGTTGTAACACGGTTGATCAACTTACTCGGTCATCGCATACTCGGCTCTTGGAAACGTTCCCAATCCAATACAGTGTCAAACGGAGTAAC gAGACGGACAGCTGCAACGGTGGATGCAAGACCATCTCAAGTGAACTTTTCAACAGTAGCGATAGTTCCAATTTCAGAAGACGTTCCACTCACTGCTTTCACCTTCGAATTATACCACTCGCTGTGCTCGATCGGACCATGCGTACGCCTGACGTCTGATGTTGTTCGAAAG ACATTGGGTGCTTCCATAATGGAGTCGGCTAACGAGTATCGGTTAACATCGTGGCTGGCGCAGCAGGAGGACCAGCATCGCATTTCATTGTATCAATGCGATTCGAGCTACACACTTTGGACTCAACGCTGCGTCCGACAAGCCGATTGCATACTCATAGTTGGCTTAGGCGAGAAGCCGCCAAGCTTAGGTCGGATTGAACGTGAAGTTGAGAGACTTGCTATGCGTACTCAGAAAGAATTGGTGCTACTCCATAGAGAACAGAGCGGCCAACGACCCAGTAACACTGTTCAATGGCTCAACATGCGATCCTGGGTCTCAAGTCATCACCACATACAATGCCCGAAACGGATGTTCACCAGAAAATCTCAATATCGCATT AATGAACTCTACTCAAAAGTGCTGACGTCAGAACCAAACGTGCACAGTGATTTCAGCAGACTTGCACGATGGCTCACTGGAACTTCTGTAGGCTTGGTTCTGGGTGGTGGAGGAGCTCGAGGTGCTGCTCATATAGGAATGTTGAAGGCCATTCTGGAGGCGGGCATCCCCATTGACATGGTTGGCGGTGTCAGCATAGGAGCTTTCATGGGTGCTTTATGGTGTATGGAAAAGAACATTACCACGACAACCCAAAAGGCCCGAGAATGGTCGAAG AAAATGACCCAATGGTGGAGGCAAATACTGGATCTAACATATCCGATGACATCAATGTTTTCGGGAAGAGATTTTAACGCAACTATTCAAGGGACTTTTGGAGATGTGTATATCGAGGATTTATGGCTTCCGTATTTTACCATCACGACTGACATCACTGCATCTTCTAtgcgcacgcacacacacg GATCGCTGTGGCGTTATATTCGGGCTTCGATGTCATTATCGGGTTATATGCCGCCGATGTGCGACCCTGTCGATGGCCACCTCCTCCTTGATGGCGGGTACGTCAACAACTTACCAG CCGATGAAATGCTTCGACAAGGAGCTCATCACATACTGGCAATAGATGTTGGTTCCCAAGATGACACTGACTTGACAAATTACGGCGATTCCTTGTCTGGCTGGTGGTTGTTGTGGAAACGCTGGAACCCGTTTGCTACAACTGTGAAAGTTCCAAATCTCCCCGACATCCAGTCTCGATTGGCATATGTCAGCTGCGTTCGCCAATTAGAAGAAGTCAAGTCGTCCGACTACTGCGAATACATTAGACCTCCGATCGACAAGTACAAGACCTTACAATTtgcaaactttgacgaaatcAAAGATGTCGGTTATCATCATG GTAAAACATACTTTGATGGTCAACTGAAGGCAGGAGTATTACCAAGATTCAATGCTGACCGAGAACATGCAAAAGCAATGCAGGCTAAACACCAAGCAGCTAATCAACAGCAATACCAAGCATCTGTGTCAGCTTATACATTCACCGATTTGGCACAAATGGTTTGCAAGGTATCTCGAGGCAATCGTTACGTCGATTTAGAGCTTGATTCCGATTCGGAAGAACTAGAAGAATACGAAGCAGATTTGGAAGAGGATGCACACGAAGTTGGCTATGCCTCCGAACCTACCGCTGGGATTCTAGACCAG CTAGGACCATCACTAGGACGTTACGGATATTCTCCATTTTCTCTGTAG
- the LOC124175734 gene encoding neuropathy target esterase sws isoform X1, with product MTMRSASNCVFVTFTRHKYLDFANNNNCASLLEFDRKVVDLFNQFNESLGSYAFSRWIGQFVEEYQASKALFLGAIGLLLILIIVSIVVLRKWKNKEFLPEVKEFVGVGSGRPRFRKRDKVLFYGRKMLRKVKSISGQVHPTGQGKKRRAVMRFARRLLQLKKESAPQQLKVLEPPAEYLEEDLGPGDRVPPDALYMLQSIRVFGHFEKPVFLKLCKHTEIMNLPAGSYLFKIGDPDVNVFIVQQGLVNVFIVGADGAQISLKLVKTGESVTSLLSFTDVLTGHTSSYKTVSARAVEDSVVVKLPMSSFQEVFQDYPDAFIRVIQVIMVRLQRVTFTALHQYLGLSAELVNPGMQKKKQSPFSGSPVRSRTRENFTGQGLDTNPNTVSGHIEQPVAGSNIFHRDCSGLISQPIPIASSRRSKNTSDWKYQSSSPLLNQNTPDMVPECDSHWPTLPMPNQQNSQGAAPDLMHSGSGSANRKRPTNDGSHQQHMDEQQLIQLATDAFVRELGLEDDTILKDGKVQIREIPGGTYIMKEESHKDVALVYVISGSLIVSQRVTEGRDADQEVHMFSTHPGEIVGGLAVLTGEPSFYTIRAKNLSRIALLSKNTFFAIMREKPTVVLHVANTVVRRLSPFVRQVDFALDWLFLESGRALYRQGAESDSTFIVLSGRLRSVITYADGKKELVAEYGKGDLVGIVEMVTQTARSTTVMAVRDSELAKLPEGLFNAIKLRFPIVVTRLINLLGHRILGSWKRSQSNTVSNGVTRRTAATVDARPSQVNFSTVAIVPISEDVPLTAFTFELYHSLCSIGPCVRLTSDVVRKTLGASIMESANEYRLTSWLAQQEDQHRISLYQCDSSYTLWTQRCVRQADCILIVGLGEKPPSLGRIEREVERLAMRTQKELVLLHREQSGQRPSNTVQWLNMRSWVSSHHHIQCPKRMFTRKSQYRINELYSKVLTSEPNVHSDFSRLARWLTGTSVGLVLGGGGARGAAHIGMLKAILEAGIPIDMVGGVSIGAFMGALWCMEKNITTTTQKAREWSKKMTQWWRQILDLTYPMTSMFSGRDFNATIQGTFGDVYIEDLWLPYFTITTDITASSMRTHTHGSLWRYIRASMSLSGYMPPMCDPVDGHLLLDGGYVNNLPADEMLRQGAHHILAIDVGSQDDTDLTNYGDSLSGWWLLWKRWNPFATTVKVPNLPDIQSRLAYVSCVRQLEEVKSSDYCEYIRPPIDKYKTLQFANFDEIKDVGYHHGKTYFDGQLKAGVLPRFNADREHAKAMQAKHQAANQQQYQASVSAYTFTDLAQMVCKVSRGNRYVDLELDSDSEELEEYEADLEEDAHEVGYASEPTAGILDQSPEDNRLRRRAGGSLSLSENEAECEIDYRSKMF from the exons ATGACAATGCGATCAGCTAGCAACTGCGTGTTTGTCACTTTTACACGTCATAAATATCTCGATTTCGCAAACAACAACAATTGCGCAAGCTTACTTGAGTTTGATAGAAAG GTTGTCGACTTGTTTAATCAATTCAACGAGAGTCTGGGGTCATATGCATTTTCAAGATGGATTGGCCAGTTTGTGGAAGAATATCAGGCATCAAAAGCTCTATTCCTAGGTGCGATCGGTCTTTTATTAATCCTGATCATCGTGTCTATAGTAGTACTGCGCAAatggaaaaacaaagaattctTGCCAGAGGTAAAAGAATTCGTTGGCGTTGGAAGCGGCAGGCCGCGATTCAGAAAACGAGACAAAGTATTATTCTACGGTAGAAAAATGCTCAGGAAAGTGAAATCAATTAGCGGCCAAGTACATCCTACTGGACAAGGGAAAAAGAGACGCGCCGTTATGCGATTTGCCAGAAGATTGCTCCAGCTTAAGAAAGAGAGCGCCCCTCAACAGTTGAAG GTACTGGAACCTCCGGCTGAATATTTGGAGGAAGATCTCGGCCCAGGAGACAGAGTGCCGCCAGATGCGTTGTACATGCTTCAAAGCATAAGAGTATTTggtcattttgaaaagccgGTTTTCCTCAAACTATGCAAGCATACAGAGATCATGAATTTACCCGCTGGCAGTTATCTATTCAAAATTGGAGACCCAGATGTGAATGTATTCATCGTCCAGCAAGGGCTGGTCAATGTATTTATTGTAGGAGCCGATGGTGctcaaatttctttgaaactaGTAAAAACTGGAGAATCCGTAACTAGCTTACTCAGCTTTACAGATGTGCTTACTGGGCACACTAGCTCTTACAAAACCGTGTCAGCCAGAGCTGTTGAGGACTCTGTAGTTGTCAAACTGCCGATGAGTTCTTTTCAGGAA GTATTTCAAGACTACCCAGACGCATTCATTCGAGTCATCCAAGTCATAATGGTTCGTTTACAACGCGTGACGTTTACCGCGTTGCATCAGTACCTGGGCCTGTCAGCAGAGCTGGTGAATCCAGGAATGCAGAAAAAGAAGCAGAGCCCATTTTCTGGTTCTCCAGTTCGTTCTAGAACTAGGGAAAATTTTACTGGACAGGGTTTGGATACTAATCCCAACACCGTCTCGGGACACATAGAGCAACCGGTGGCGGGatctaatatttttcatcgagatTGCTCGGGACTGATATCCCAGCCAATTCCGATTGCCTCTAGTCGTCG GTCAAAGAATACTTCAGACTGGAAGTACCAAAGTTCCAGTCCTCTTCTGAATCAAAATACGCCAGATATGGTGCCAGAGTGCGATTCGCATTGGCCAACTCTGCCGATGCCGAATCAACAAAATTCCCAAGGTGCTGCACCGGATCTCATGCATTCCGGCAGTGGTAGCGCTAATAGAAAACGTCCAACCAACGACGGATCGCATCAACAACATATGGATGAACAGCAGTTGATTCAGTTGGCGACAGATGCGTTTGTGCGAGAACTGGGACTAGAAGACGACACCATTCTTAAAGATGGAAAAGTACAAATTCGGGAGATTCCAGGAGGTACTTACATCATGAAAGAAGAATCGCACAAG GATGTTGCACTGGTTTATGTCATCTCAGGATCTCTAATCGTCAGTCAGCGTGTCACTGAAGGCAGAGATGCTGATCAAGAAGTTCACATGTTCAGTACACACCCTGGGGAAATAGTCGGTGGCCTAGCCGTGCTGACAGGAGAGCCATCGTTTTACACAATTAGGGCGAAAAATCTGAGCCGCATTGCCTTGCTCTCTAAAAACACTTTCTTTGCAATCATGCGAGAGAAGCCTACAGTGGTTCTTCATGTTGCCAACACCGTGGTCAGGCGACTCAGCCCCTTCGTTAGGCAG GTAGACTTTGCCCTGGATTGGCTATTCCTGGAGAGTGGTAGGGCCTTGTATCGGCAAGGTGCCGAATCCGACTCAACGTTCATTGTATTGAGCGGACGTCTGAGGTCTGTGATCACTTATGCAGACGGGAAAAAGGAGCTGGTCGCAGAGTATGGAAAGGGGGATTTGGTTGGGATAGTCGAAATGGTTACTCAGACTGCAAGATCCACGACTGTAATGGCTGTCCGAGATTCGGAACTCGCCAAACTCCCCGAAGGCCTCTTCAATGCCATCAAACTCAGATTTCCCATCGTTGTAACACGGTTGATCAACTTACTCGGTCATCGCATACTCGGCTCTTGGAAACGTTCCCAATCCAATACAGTGTCAAACGGAGTAAC gAGACGGACAGCTGCAACGGTGGATGCAAGACCATCTCAAGTGAACTTTTCAACAGTAGCGATAGTTCCAATTTCAGAAGACGTTCCACTCACTGCTTTCACCTTCGAATTATACCACTCGCTGTGCTCGATCGGACCATGCGTACGCCTGACGTCTGATGTTGTTCGAAAG ACATTGGGTGCTTCCATAATGGAGTCGGCTAACGAGTATCGGTTAACATCGTGGCTGGCGCAGCAGGAGGACCAGCATCGCATTTCATTGTATCAATGCGATTCGAGCTACACACTTTGGACTCAACGCTGCGTCCGACAAGCCGATTGCATACTCATAGTTGGCTTAGGCGAGAAGCCGCCAAGCTTAGGTCGGATTGAACGTGAAGTTGAGAGACTTGCTATGCGTACTCAGAAAGAATTGGTGCTACTCCATAGAGAACAGAGCGGCCAACGACCCAGTAACACTGTTCAATGGCTCAACATGCGATCCTGGGTCTCAAGTCATCACCACATACAATGCCCGAAACGGATGTTCACCAGAAAATCTCAATATCGCATT AATGAACTCTACTCAAAAGTGCTGACGTCAGAACCAAACGTGCACAGTGATTTCAGCAGACTTGCACGATGGCTCACTGGAACTTCTGTAGGCTTGGTTCTGGGTGGTGGAGGAGCTCGAGGTGCTGCTCATATAGGAATGTTGAAGGCCATTCTGGAGGCGGGCATCCCCATTGACATGGTTGGCGGTGTCAGCATAGGAGCTTTCATGGGTGCTTTATGGTGTATGGAAAAGAACATTACCACGACAACCCAAAAGGCCCGAGAATGGTCGAAG AAAATGACCCAATGGTGGAGGCAAATACTGGATCTAACATATCCGATGACATCAATGTTTTCGGGAAGAGATTTTAACGCAACTATTCAAGGGACTTTTGGAGATGTGTATATCGAGGATTTATGGCTTCCGTATTTTACCATCACGACTGACATCACTGCATCTTCTAtgcgcacgcacacacacg GATCGCTGTGGCGTTATATTCGGGCTTCGATGTCATTATCGGGTTATATGCCGCCGATGTGCGACCCTGTCGATGGCCACCTCCTCCTTGATGGCGGGTACGTCAACAACTTACCAG CCGATGAAATGCTTCGACAAGGAGCTCATCACATACTGGCAATAGATGTTGGTTCCCAAGATGACACTGACTTGACAAATTACGGCGATTCCTTGTCTGGCTGGTGGTTGTTGTGGAAACGCTGGAACCCGTTTGCTACAACTGTGAAAGTTCCAAATCTCCCCGACATCCAGTCTCGATTGGCATATGTCAGCTGCGTTCGCCAATTAGAAGAAGTCAAGTCGTCCGACTACTGCGAATACATTAGACCTCCGATCGACAAGTACAAGACCTTACAATTtgcaaactttgacgaaatcAAAGATGTCGGTTATCATCATG GTAAAACATACTTTGATGGTCAACTGAAGGCAGGAGTATTACCAAGATTCAATGCTGACCGAGAACATGCAAAAGCAATGCAGGCTAAACACCAAGCAGCTAATCAACAGCAATACCAAGCATCTGTGTCAGCTTATACATTCACCGATTTGGCACAAATGGTTTGCAAGGTATCTCGAGGCAATCGTTACGTCGATTTAGAGCTTGATTCCGATTCGGAAGAACTAGAAGAATACGAAGCAGATTTGGAAGAGGATGCACACGAAGTTGGCTATGCCTCCGAACCTACCGCTGGGATTCTAGACCAG agtCCGGAAGATAATCGCCTCAGACGAAGAGCCGGAGGTTCCCTAAGTTTGTCGGAAAATGAGGCAGAGTGCGAAATCGACTATCGTTCGAAGATGTTTTGA